The Desulfovibrio subterraneus genome has a window encoding:
- a CDS encoding aspartate-semialdehyde dehydrogenase — protein sequence MSKEKLVVAVVGATGAVGREMLKTLEQRAFPAHKVIALASARSAGTRVPFNGTELTVQELTEESFEGVDIAIFSAGGSTSEKFAPFAAKAGCVVVDNSSAWRMDKRCPLVVPEVNPQDLEWHNGIIANPNCSTIQMVVALKPLHDAAKIKRVVVSTYQAVSGTGQKAIDELESQVRQLFNMQQPEPKVYPYQIAFNALPHIDVFLDNDYTKEEMKMVHETVKIMGDESIKVTATAVRIPVFYGHSESVNIETEKKLTPAQARAILTQAPGITVLDNPKEKIYPMAIEATGEDATFVGRIREDETIENGLNMWVVADNIRKGAALNAVQIAEMLIERDLLGVKDTTVFQ from the coding sequence ATGAGCAAAGAAAAGTTGGTCGTGGCCGTTGTCGGCGCGACAGGTGCCGTGGGCCGTGAAATGCTGAAGACGCTTGAGCAGCGCGCGTTTCCTGCTCACAAGGTTATTGCCCTTGCCTCTGCCCGTTCTGCGGGTACCCGGGTTCCCTTCAACGGTACCGAACTGACCGTGCAGGAACTCACTGAAGAATCCTTTGAAGGCGTTGATATCGCCATCTTTTCCGCCGGTGGTTCCACCTCTGAAAAATTTGCGCCCTTTGCCGCCAAGGCCGGTTGCGTGGTTGTGGACAACTCCAGCGCATGGCGCATGGACAAGCGTTGCCCGCTGGTCGTGCCTGAAGTGAACCCGCAGGATCTGGAGTGGCACAACGGTATCATTGCCAACCCCAACTGTTCCACCATCCAGATGGTTGTGGCGCTCAAGCCCCTGCACGATGCCGCAAAGATCAAGCGCGTTGTGGTCTCCACCTATCAGGCGGTTTCCGGCACCGGCCAGAAGGCCATTGACGAGCTGGAAAGCCAGGTTCGTCAGCTGTTCAACATGCAGCAGCCCGAACCCAAGGTGTATCCCTATCAGATCGCGTTCAACGCGCTGCCGCACATCGATGTCTTCCTTGATAACGACTACACCAAGGAAGAAATGAAGATGGTTCACGAAACCGTGAAGATCATGGGCGACGAGAGCATCAAGGTTACTGCCACTGCAGTGCGCATTCCCGTGTTCTACGGTCACAGCGAATCCGTGAACATTGAAACGGAAAAGAAGCTCACTCCCGCGCAGGCTCGCGCCATCCTGACGCAGGCGCCCGGCATTACCGTGCTGGATAACCCCAAGGAAAAGATCTACCCCATGGCCATTGAAGCCACGGGTGAAGATGCCACTTTCGTGGGCCGTATCCGCGAAGACGAAACCATTGAAAACGGCCTGAACATGTGGGTAGTTGCCGACAACATCCGCAAGGGTGCCGCACTGAACGCCGTGCAGATCGCTGAAATGCTCATCGAGCGCGACCTGCTGGGCGTGAAGGACACCACCGTTTTCCAGTAA
- a CDS encoding aminotransferase class IV, giving the protein MQKLLSARRAGEQGVLAFYEHRIGCICRNPRLMVLPMDDHLAHRGDGIFESIKWEGGRIYQLDAHVERMKRSAKGLYLAPPCTWERLREIAIEVARAAETEDGMLRILVGRGPGGFGIDPAECPVSSLYVVAYRFKPLPAAFYETGVTAFRSSIPAKPGYMARMKNANYIPNVLMRREATERGLNVPLSFDDNDFLAEGATENVALVDQDGTLVIPEFTNALTGTTIMRAVDLVKDEMPVVFKRVREDDLYRAREVMIMGTTGDCVSIVRFEGQPIHDVRPGPVAKRIRALLREDIVASGVPVSQD; this is encoded by the coding sequence ATGCAGAAGCTCCTGTCCGCCCGCCGCGCGGGCGAACAGGGGGTTCTTGCCTTTTATGAGCACCGCATAGGCTGCATATGCAGGAACCCGCGCCTGATGGTGCTGCCCATGGATGACCACCTTGCCCATCGCGGCGACGGCATCTTTGAAAGCATCAAGTGGGAAGGCGGCCGCATCTACCAGCTCGACGCGCATGTCGAGCGTATGAAGCGCTCTGCCAAGGGACTGTATCTGGCTCCGCCCTGCACATGGGAACGGCTGCGCGAAATTGCCATTGAAGTGGCACGCGCTGCTGAAACGGAAGACGGCATGCTGCGTATCCTTGTGGGGCGCGGTCCGGGCGGTTTCGGCATTGATCCTGCCGAGTGCCCCGTCTCCAGCCTGTATGTGGTGGCGTATCGCTTCAAGCCGCTGCCCGCCGCGTTTTACGAAACCGGAGTTACGGCGTTCCGCTCCTCCATTCCGGCCAAGCCGGGCTATATGGCGAGAATGAAGAACGCCAACTATATCCCCAACGTGCTCATGCGGCGCGAGGCGACGGAACGCGGTTTGAACGTGCCTTTGAGTTTTGACGACAATGATTTCCTTGCCGAAGGTGCCACCGAGAACGTGGCGCTGGTTGATCAGGACGGAACGCTGGTCATTCCCGAATTCACCAACGCGCTGACGGGTACCACCATCATGCGTGCGGTGGATCTGGTGAAGGACGAGATGCCCGTTGTGTTCAAGCGTGTGCGTGAAGACGATCTGTACCGCGCCCGCGAGGTCATGATAATGGGTACCACGGGCGACTGCGTGAGCATTGTCCGCTTCGAGGGCCAGCCCATCCATGATGTGCGTCCGGGACCGGTGGCAAAGCGGATTCGGGCGCTGCTGCGCGAGGATATTGTGGCAAGCGGTGTCCCTGTTTCTCAGGATTGA
- a CDS encoding glycosyltransferase family 4 protein, translating into MHILLLDLGREMRGGQWQVYYLARALGAAEGFEPIIAAPAQAPLLKHAAELEGVRVLPLSGGREWDPRNLHAIRKLVHREGVRILHSHCAKSAALAAMCKKLWGDKVVVVHSRRVSYPLKTGWRGSKYLRAEAVVGVSQEISNVLVASGMPAVKVHTIHSGIDCARYTRKRNRGDGRMVIGMVGAFTGQKGHEVLIRAMAELQNMDGLPPWEVRLIGAGELFNTVAVLAGQLGVDSRLAMLGWQDSREFLPDFDILAVPSVDGEGSSGTIKEGWCTGLPVITSDLPSNLELVQDGVNGLVFPNRDHEALARCLHRVMTGRALAQTLVDAGHGSATEFSDTRMAQAYMALYGTL; encoded by the coding sequence ATGCACATATTGTTGCTTGATCTCGGCAGGGAGATGCGCGGCGGCCAGTGGCAGGTATATTACCTTGCCCGTGCGCTGGGTGCTGCCGAAGGCTTTGAGCCCATAATTGCCGCACCTGCGCAGGCTCCGTTGCTCAAACATGCTGCGGAGCTTGAAGGCGTGCGCGTGCTGCCCCTCTCCGGCGGCAGGGAGTGGGACCCGCGCAACCTGCATGCCATCCGCAAGCTGGTGCACAGGGAAGGCGTTCGCATTCTGCATTCCCACTGTGCCAAGAGTGCAGCCCTTGCCGCCATGTGCAAGAAGCTGTGGGGCGACAAGGTGGTAGTTGTGCATTCGCGCCGCGTCTCCTATCCGCTCAAGACCGGCTGGCGCGGCAGCAAGTATCTGCGGGCAGAGGCCGTTGTGGGGGTGAGTCAGGAAATTTCCAACGTTCTCGTCGCCTCGGGCATGCCAGCGGTCAAGGTGCATACCATCCACTCCGGCATCGACTGCGCCCGCTATACCCGCAAGCGCAACCGTGGCGACGGCCGCATGGTCATAGGCATGGTGGGGGCGTTTACCGGGCAGAAGGGACATGAAGTGCTTATACGCGCCATGGCCGAGCTGCAGAACATGGACGGCCTGCCGCCATGGGAAGTCCGCCTGATAGGGGCGGGCGAGCTGTTCAATACCGTTGCGGTTCTGGCTGGTCAGCTGGGAGTGGATTCCCGTCTTGCCATGCTGGGCTGGCAGGACAGCCGTGAATTTCTGCCGGATTTCGACATTCTCGCTGTTCCTTCGGTGGACGGGGAGGGTTCTTCCGGCACCATCAAGGAAGGCTGGTGTACCGGCCTGCCCGTGATTACCTCGGACCTGCCCTCGAATCTTGAGCTGGTTCAGGACGGCGTGAACGGACTTGTGTTCCCCAACCGTGACCACGAAGCGCTGGCCCGTTGCCTGCACAGGGTGATGACGGGCAGGGCGCTTGCACAAACGCTGGTGGACGCCGGTCACGGCTCTGCGACTGAATTTTCGGATACGCGCATGGCGCAGGCATATATGGCCCTGTACGGCACGCTCTAA
- a CDS encoding PhzF family phenazine biosynthesis isomerase, translating into MEVTVLLVDAFTETVGKGNRAGVVLEAEKLDAAQMQAIAAHVGASETAFLLPPPAADTVQGGVPFDFGGMFMPDAADMLVRFFTPTMEVPVCGHATIATHFALAGEKGIREANHAMETGAGRMPVLIGTDELGNPEVTMTLGEPQLGRELDAVDKAAIAAALGIPVGMIRSDLPTQYVSTGSQAIIMPLRDAEALHGMRPDFAALGALAPRLGCAMLYVFAEAGDDVPYRIDGRMFCPAEGIDEDPVTGTANGPAGVYLAAHGMLPDEDTVTFTARQGYAMGKEGFVEVTVYRFSGSVVAVQIAGKAVRAGKLRLRVSPEGTITPLP; encoded by the coding sequence ATGGAAGTAACCGTACTGCTGGTTGATGCCTTTACCGAAACCGTGGGCAAGGGCAACCGCGCAGGGGTGGTGCTGGAAGCGGAAAAACTGGATGCCGCGCAGATGCAGGCCATTGCCGCCCATGTGGGGGCTTCCGAAACAGCGTTTCTGTTGCCGCCGCCTGCTGCGGATACTGTGCAGGGGGGCGTTCCCTTTGATTTTGGCGGCATGTTCATGCCGGATGCCGCTGACATGCTCGTGCGCTTTTTTACTCCGACCATGGAAGTGCCTGTGTGCGGACACGCCACCATTGCCACGCATTTTGCCCTTGCCGGAGAAAAGGGCATACGCGAGGCGAATCATGCCATGGAAACAGGAGCAGGGCGTATGCCTGTTCTGATAGGTACCGACGAGCTCGGCAACCCTGAAGTGACCATGACACTGGGCGAGCCACAGCTCGGCAGAGAGCTGGATGCCGTGGATAAGGCAGCCATAGCCGCAGCGCTGGGCATTCCGGTGGGCATGATTAGGTCCGACCTGCCCACCCAGTATGTTTCCACCGGTTCGCAGGCGATCATCATGCCGCTCAGGGATGCTGAAGCGCTGCATGGTATGCGGCCTGATTTTGCCGCTCTGGGGGCATTGGCACCGCGTCTCGGCTGCGCCATGCTCTATGTCTTTGCGGAGGCTGGCGATGATGTTCCCTACCGCATAGACGGCCGCATGTTCTGCCCGGCAGAAGGCATTGATGAAGATCCTGTTACCGGCACGGCCAACGGTCCTGCCGGTGTCTATCTGGCTGCGCACGGCATGCTGCCCGATGAGGACACGGTAACGTTCACCGCACGGCAGGGCTATGCCATGGGCAAGGAAGGCTTTGTGGAGGTCACGGTGTACCGCTTCAGCGGTTCCGTGGTGGCTGTGCAGATTGCGGGCAAGGCTGTGCGGGCAGGAAAACTGCGTCTGCGGGTGAGTCCGGAAGGGACGATAACTCCGCTTCCCTAG
- a CDS encoding YaeQ family protein — translation MKYTLNITRKLLAPDAPDALEMRTKLVLRAAPGEVTWHIALKVLGYLLFMEYEPRIEEGIGWHYKPDLVSLDAEGRLRLWIDCGNIAVRKIDRVAQKVGAHVPFIILRRTQRDALLLAQSLGRMRFPERVHILSFDKGFVDALAGALDATNHIRAAIGPHPEMLSGIGLGAQPDEHMHHKAGHKQKPPAVHTAGATGTSRTLRASRPDTTDSPGRTGTTSTTDMTDMTGITGAMHPAVSQLRHITLHLENRKGDNALASAITLQQP, via the coding sequence ATGAAATACACCCTGAACATCACCCGCAAACTGCTTGCTCCTGATGCACCGGACGCATTAGAAATGCGCACAAAACTGGTACTCCGCGCAGCCCCCGGCGAAGTGACGTGGCACATTGCACTGAAGGTGCTCGGGTATCTGCTGTTCATGGAATATGAACCGCGCATTGAAGAAGGCATAGGCTGGCACTACAAGCCGGACCTCGTGTCGCTGGATGCCGAAGGCAGGCTGCGCCTGTGGATAGACTGCGGCAACATAGCGGTGCGCAAGATTGACAGGGTGGCACAAAAGGTAGGCGCGCACGTTCCCTTCATCATCCTGCGGCGGACACAGCGGGATGCCCTGCTGCTGGCCCAGTCGCTCGGCAGAATGCGCTTTCCCGAACGGGTACACATTCTCTCTTTCGACAAGGGCTTTGTGGATGCCCTTGCCGGAGCACTGGACGCCACCAATCACATCAGGGCTGCAATCGGCCCTCATCCTGAAATGCTTTCCGGCATAGGCCTCGGTGCACAACCTGATGAGCACATGCACCACAAGGCGGGACACAAGCAGAAACCACCTGCCGTCCACACTGCGGGGGCAACCGGAACAAGCAGGACGCTCAGGGCTAGCAGGCCTGATACTACGGACAGCCCCGGCAGAACCGGCACGACCAGCACAACCGACATGACTGACATGACCGGCATTACGGGCGCAATGCATCCGGCAGTTTCGCAGCTTAGGCACATTACCCTGCATCTGGAAAACAGAAAGGGTGACAACGCTCTCGCCAGCGCCATCACCCTGCAACAACCGTAA
- a CDS encoding pyridoxal phosphate-dependent aminotransferase, producing MSSASVTPPAVRKISRRVQNIRISATKLMPMLAAKVGGCVSLGQGVPSFATPPHIAEAVCRALREEPSVGKYSLQPGMPALREAIAEGLARDKGFHVDPDTEIGVTVGAMEALLMAILTIVDRGEEVIIPSPGYASHAEQVLMAEGRPVYVPLRPADWGLDVDAIRAAVTDRTRAVILCNPGNPTGTVYDEADVRALCALALERDFVIISDETYDFMVFGADGEPAPMPFSPASLPEMRDHVICINSFSKKYALTGWRVGYVAADKGWMAELLKVHDAAAICAPTVSQHAALAALRGPQDCVAEMQRSLEARRALTCKALDAMSGHFSYVAPRGAFYVMAKYLFTGAPSPDVARRILEEARVITIPGGSFGPEGEGHLRLSFGGDEAELAECFKRLEAWAKDAR from the coding sequence ATGTCCTCAGCATCCGTTACGCCTCCGGCTGTCCGCAAGATAAGCCGACGGGTTCAGAATATTCGCATTTCCGCCACCAAGCTCATGCCCATGCTGGCCGCCAAGGTGGGCGGCTGTGTATCTCTTGGGCAGGGGGTTCCCTCCTTTGCCACGCCCCCGCATATTGCGGAGGCAGTGTGCCGCGCTTTGCGCGAAGAACCCTCCGTGGGCAAGTATTCGCTGCAGCCGGGCATGCCCGCCCTGCGCGAGGCCATTGCCGAAGGGCTGGCGCGCGACAAGGGGTTTCATGTGGACCCCGATACGGAAATCGGCGTGACTGTGGGAGCCATGGAGGCTCTGCTCATGGCGATTTTGACCATCGTTGACCGCGGGGAAGAGGTGATTATTCCTTCGCCGGGGTACGCATCCCACGCGGAACAGGTGCTCATGGCGGAAGGGCGCCCCGTGTATGTGCCGCTGCGCCCCGCAGACTGGGGGCTGGATGTGGACGCCATCCGCGCTGCCGTGACCGACCGCACCCGCGCCGTTATTCTGTGCAACCCCGGCAACCCCACCGGCACGGTGTATGATGAAGCCGATGTGCGTGCACTGTGCGCACTGGCGCTGGAGCGTGACTTCGTCATCATCTCCGACGAAACGTACGATTTCATGGTGTTCGGCGCTGACGGCGAACCGGCTCCCATGCCCTTCAGCCCTGCCAGCCTGCCGGAGATGCGTGACCATGTCATCTGCATCAATTCCTTTTCCAAGAAGTATGCCCTGACCGGCTGGCGCGTGGGCTATGTTGCGGCGGACAAGGGCTGGATGGCCGAACTGCTCAAGGTGCACGATGCCGCAGCCATATGCGCCCCCACCGTTTCGCAGCATGCGGCTCTGGCAGCCCTGCGCGGACCGCAGGATTGCGTGGCTGAAATGCAGCGTTCGCTGGAGGCACGGCGTGCACTTACCTGCAAGGCGCTTGATGCCATGAGCGGGCATTTTTCGTATGTCGCACCGCGCGGCGCGTTTTACGTGATGGCCAAGTATCTGTTCACAGGCGCACCTTCTCCGGACGTTGCACGGCGGATTCTTGAAGAAGCCAGAGTCATCACCATCCCCGGTGGTTCTTTCGGGCCGGAAGGCGAAGGGCATCTGCGCCTGTCATTCGGCGGCGATGAAGCAGAGCTTGCCGAGTGCTTCAAGCGTCTTGAAGCATGGGCAAAGGACGCCCGCTAG
- a CDS encoding uracil-DNA glycosylase yields the protein MARKKIVEKGGNGAQVPAEWLAAVPAFRQGEHLPVLKAVAARRSKGAVYPPEELVFNALHLAAPEAVRVVIVGQDPYHGPGQAHGLSFSVPEEAIAAGAKFPPSLRNIFKEIEAEYPDKAVACQSPDLTRWARQGVLLLNSTLTVDAGKAGSHAALGWGAITDGIIATVSSLCAPTVFMLWGSHAQQKAALVNSARHLVLESAHPSPLSAYRGFFGCGHFKQANDWLAAQGRGAVDW from the coding sequence GTGGCACGGAAGAAGATTGTTGAGAAAGGCGGGAACGGCGCGCAGGTTCCGGCAGAATGGCTTGCGGCTGTTCCCGCATTTCGGCAGGGGGAGCACCTGCCCGTGCTCAAGGCGGTTGCCGCGCGGCGCAGCAAGGGGGCGGTCTATCCGCCAGAAGAGCTGGTGTTCAACGCGCTGCACCTTGCAGCGCCCGAGGCAGTGCGTGTGGTGATTGTGGGGCAGGACCCCTACCATGGCCCCGGTCAGGCGCACGGGCTTTCGTTCTCTGTGCCGGAAGAGGCCATTGCTGCTGGGGCCAAGTTCCCCCCGTCTCTGCGCAATATATTCAAGGAGATAGAGGCGGAATATCCGGATAAAGCCGTTGCCTGTCAGTCACCGGATTTGACCCGCTGGGCGCGGCAGGGGGTTCTGCTGCTGAACTCCACGCTCACCGTGGATGCGGGCAAGGCCGGTTCCCATGCCGCTCTCGGTTGGGGCGCAATTACAGACGGTATCATCGCCACGGTCAGTTCGCTGTGCGCCCCCACGGTCTTCATGCTCTGGGGCAGCCACGCCCAGCAGAAAGCCGCGCTGGTTAATTCCGCGCGGCATCTGGTTCTGGAATCTGCCCATCCCTCTCCGCTTTCCGCCTATCGCGGTTTCTTCGGCTGCGGTCATTTCAAACAGGCAAACGACTGGCTTGCTGCACAGGGCAGGGGGGCGGTAGACTGGTAA
- a CDS encoding LysE family translocator, whose product MLHIFAYALGVMYTPGPVNILAFSQGLQGTFRPFLRFCAGVGIAMLILFLLLGYTGQMIIGPRILPFISLAGCLYIAHLAWKVWAVRPQLGESEDKSALTLGFRDGLCMQLLNPKAFIATLPIATIQFPAAQVTGAGILLLSCVLSFLAFGAPVTYAWLGKRMGRNIENAAFMQISNRIMAAMLLYVSASMAYEQVYCPLLRA is encoded by the coding sequence ATGCTGCACATCTTCGCCTATGCCCTCGGTGTCATGTACACTCCGGGGCCGGTCAATATTCTTGCCTTTTCACAGGGATTACAGGGCACGTTCAGGCCTTTTCTGCGCTTTTGCGCCGGAGTGGGTATTGCCATGCTCATCCTCTTTCTGCTGCTGGGCTACACCGGTCAGATGATAATAGGACCGCGTATCCTGCCCTTCATCAGTCTTGCGGGTTGCCTGTATATCGCCCATCTTGCATGGAAGGTATGGGCCGTCCGCCCGCAACTGGGAGAGAGCGAAGACAAGAGCGCCCTCACCCTCGGTTTTCGCGACGGGCTGTGCATGCAGCTCCTGAATCCCAAAGCCTTCATTGCCACGCTTCCCATCGCAACCATCCAGTTTCCGGCAGCACAGGTAACGGGAGCGGGCATTCTGCTGCTTTCCTGCGTGCTCTCCTTTCTGGCATTCGGAGCACCGGTCACCTATGCGTGGCTGGGAAAAAGAATGGGAAGAAATATCGAAAACGCCGCGTTCATGCAGATAAGCAACAGAATAATGGCCGCCATGCTCCTCTATGTTTCAGCAAGCATGGCCTATGAACAGGTATACTGTCCTCTGCTGCGCGCATAA
- a CDS encoding AraC family transcriptional regulator, with protein sequence MTQTDHFTYAASPRHKGLVSLQAQMTEFEYGRHAHEEFAIGVTLQGVQEFTCVSSMQRSTPGQIMLFSPEEIHDGHSGGDDALRYVMLYVNMSWLGNIFTAMGMRNGMQFRANANVVESPALRQLILHVHEQLSRKEYDDIALNSSLYLLAENIRQYGDNRTDNRLTPAHRNVLLAREFMYEHAHEQLQLDEVCAIAQLSKFHFIRQFKKLYSITPHQYLINCRIQRAIAQLNSGSSLLDATYASGFFDLSHFIRYFKKSHGITPRQYQTSILNS encoded by the coding sequence ATGACGCAAACCGATCATTTCACCTACGCAGCTTCGCCCCGGCACAAGGGGCTTGTCTCGTTGCAGGCGCAGATGACAGAGTTTGAATACGGACGTCATGCGCATGAGGAATTTGCCATCGGGGTTACGCTGCAGGGCGTGCAGGAATTCACCTGCGTGAGCAGCATGCAGAGAAGCACTCCCGGCCAGATCATGTTGTTCAGCCCGGAAGAAATTCACGACGGTCATTCGGGAGGGGATGACGCCCTTCGCTATGTCATGCTCTACGTGAACATGTCGTGGCTGGGGAACATCTTCACAGCCATGGGCATGCGGAACGGCATGCAGTTCCGCGCCAATGCCAACGTGGTGGAGTCACCTGCCCTGCGGCAGCTCATACTGCACGTGCACGAGCAGCTTTCCCGCAAGGAATACGACGACATCGCCCTGAACAGCTCACTGTATCTGCTTGCCGAGAATATCCGTCAGTACGGTGATAACCGCACCGACAACAGGCTGACACCTGCGCACAGAAATGTGCTGCTTGCCCGCGAGTTCATGTATGAACACGCCCATGAGCAGCTGCAGCTGGATGAAGTGTGCGCCATTGCGCAGCTTTCCAAGTTCCACTTCATACGCCAGTTCAAGAAGCTCTACAGCATCACCCCGCACCAGTATCTCATCAACTGCCGCATTCAGCGGGCCATTGCGCAGCTGAACAGCGGATCGTCCCTGCTTGACGCCACCTATGCCAGCGGCTTTTTCGACCTGAGCCACTTCATTCGCTACTTCAAGAAAAGCCACGGCATCACGCCGCGCCAGTATCAGACGAGCATTCTCAATTCATAA
- a CDS encoding recombinase family protein, giving the protein MIKNNKAYSYLRFSTPDQIKGDSFRRQSEMSRRYADEHGLDLDEALSFHDLGVSAFRGDNAQAGALGAFLEAVDRGIVKPGSTLLVESLDRLSRQSPYLAFRQLDSILRCGVRVVTLQDGKVYDAEKGELGFTDLMMSLLVMQRAHEESLTKSKRGAEAWKAKRDKAAEGMRKLTALCPGWLTLDKEGQRFVVDEDKAAVVRRMFEMSMDGLGDRTIARTLNEEGVPSFGKSSGWRYDYVRRILENEAVIGVYQPHVRKRVDGKEVRVPVGDPIQDYFPAIVSQEVFLKAKRRRVSRALPRGRAAEKFSNLFTGLAYCGDCGSPLHFENKGRPPKGYTYLVCSKARMHIGCHRHTWRYPEAQTHILMNFTELDFRTMFPNLYQQSQAAANEVEGQILIKEEELAKLEQGLEKLADLLLERGSSPTLIGRLDTMEQQKAALQEELDDLRGKLDRELDRQTAVQTGHDEIGEALTKYIAIERKGDPEAILSARRRLHQLLKRVVDKITFTPSTGEDGLHGIIEISFQGVAEYTRRIKVAKGQQDSQGYKVVQGQEQHAVTVLEATWPPVSRIESTSFIVDQIRRDLMRQTPKQDK; this is encoded by the coding sequence ATGATCAAGAACAACAAGGCATACAGCTACCTGCGCTTCTCAACTCCTGACCAGATCAAGGGCGACAGCTTCAGACGACAATCCGAGATGAGCCGCCGCTACGCGGATGAGCACGGATTGGATCTGGATGAGGCGCTCTCATTCCATGACCTTGGTGTCTCCGCTTTCCGTGGCGACAACGCGCAGGCTGGTGCTCTTGGTGCCTTTCTCGAAGCCGTAGACCGTGGAATCGTTAAGCCAGGATCAACCCTTCTGGTCGAGAGCCTGGATCGCCTTTCTCGGCAGTCTCCCTATCTGGCATTCCGCCAACTGGATAGCATCTTACGCTGTGGAGTGCGCGTAGTCACGCTCCAAGATGGCAAGGTGTACGATGCCGAGAAGGGCGAACTGGGGTTCACCGATCTCATGATGTCGCTTCTGGTCATGCAGCGAGCACACGAGGAGTCGTTGACCAAGTCGAAGCGCGGAGCAGAGGCGTGGAAGGCAAAGCGCGATAAGGCGGCAGAAGGGATGCGGAAGCTGACTGCTCTTTGTCCAGGGTGGCTCACGCTGGATAAGGAGGGGCAGAGGTTTGTGGTGGATGAGGACAAGGCGGCTGTTGTGCGCCGGATGTTCGAGATGTCCATGGACGGCCTGGGAGATCGCACTATCGCCAGGACGTTGAACGAAGAGGGTGTTCCCTCCTTCGGTAAGTCGTCAGGCTGGCGCTACGACTACGTCAGGCGGATACTGGAGAACGAGGCCGTCATTGGCGTGTACCAGCCGCATGTACGCAAGCGCGTTGACGGGAAAGAGGTACGGGTGCCTGTTGGCGATCCCATCCAGGATTACTTTCCTGCGATCGTCTCCCAGGAGGTGTTCCTGAAAGCAAAGCGGAGAAGGGTGTCCAGAGCGCTGCCGAGAGGGCGTGCTGCCGAGAAGTTTTCCAACCTGTTCACGGGACTGGCCTACTGTGGAGACTGCGGCTCACCGCTCCACTTCGAGAACAAAGGCAGACCTCCGAAAGGGTACACGTACCTGGTGTGCTCCAAGGCGCGAATGCACATCGGGTGTCATCGTCATACGTGGCGATATCCTGAAGCGCAGACGCACATCCTGATGAACTTCACCGAACTGGACTTCAGGACAATGTTCCCCAACCTTTACCAGCAGTCGCAAGCTGCGGCGAACGAGGTCGAAGGCCAGATACTGATCAAGGAAGAGGAGCTTGCAAAGCTTGAGCAAGGGCTTGAGAAGCTGGCAGACCTCCTCCTTGAGCGAGGCAGTAGCCCGACCTTGATTGGGCGACTGGACACGATGGAACAGCAGAAGGCAGCGCTACAAGAAGAGCTTGATGATCTGCGGGGCAAGCTGGACCGTGAGCTGGACAGGCAGACGGCTGTGCAAACCGGCCATGATGAAATTGGCGAGGCGCTTACAAAGTACATTGCCATCGAGCGAAAGGGGGATCCTGAGGCGATCCTTTCTGCCAGACGACGGTTGCATCAGCTCCTCAAGCGTGTGGTAGACAAGATCACGTTCACCCCATCAACGGGTGAAGACGGTCTGCATGGTATCATAGAGATCAGTTTCCAGGGCGTGGCGGAGTATACGCGGCGTATCAAGGTTGCGAAGGGACAGCAGGATTCACAGGGTTACAAGGTCGTGCAGGGGCAGGAGCAGCATGCCGTTACCGTCCTTGAAGCTACGTGGCCTCCTGTGAGTCGTATCGAATCCACCTCCTTCATCGTAGACCAGATTCGGCGGGATCTGATGCGGCAAACTCCGAAGCAGGACAAGTAA
- a CDS encoding recombinase family protein — MKIVAYHRVSTARQGKSGLGLEAQERSIQEYARTKDAILVGAFTEVESGKHNDRPELGKALHLAKVTGATLVIAKLDRLSRNAAFLLTLRDSGVRFVAADMPEANDLTVGVMALVAQQEREAISRRTREALAAAKARGRKLGNPNGAAALQRADKGNAASIQAIQSAADRHALDLAPVIESIRAEGITSFGSMAEQLNQRGMLTPRGGSWHKSSVRNLLQRLDRLADSVDRM; from the coding sequence ATGAAGATCGTCGCCTACCATCGAGTATCAACAGCACGCCAGGGTAAGAGCGGCCTTGGGTTGGAAGCGCAGGAACGCTCGATCCAGGAGTATGCCCGTACCAAGGATGCCATTCTGGTTGGTGCATTCACCGAAGTTGAGAGCGGGAAGCACAACGACCGGCCAGAGCTGGGCAAGGCGTTGCACCTGGCCAAGGTCACAGGCGCTACGCTGGTGATCGCCAAGCTGGATCGTCTTTCCCGCAATGCCGCGTTCCTTCTCACACTGCGGGACAGCGGTGTCCGGTTCGTTGCGGCGGATATGCCGGAAGCGAACGATCTCACTGTGGGCGTGATGGCGCTTGTAGCTCAGCAGGAGCGGGAGGCCATTTCACGACGAACGCGGGAGGCACTGGCTGCGGCCAAGGCAAGAGGGCGGAAGCTGGGCAACCCCAATGGTGCAGCAGCATTGCAGAGAGCCGACAAGGGCAATGCGGCCAGCATCCAGGCCATACAGTCCGCTGCGGATCGGCATGCGCTGGATCTCGCGCCGGTAATCGAATCAATACGGGCTGAGGGGATCACATCCTTCGGTAGCATGGCAGAGCAGCTCAATCAGCGTGGTATGCTTACTCCACGTGGTGGTAGCTGGCACAAGTCCTCAGTACGCAACCTGCTACAGAGGCTTGATAGGCTTGCAGATAGCGTGGATCGGATGTAA